Below is a genomic region from Ziziphus jujuba cultivar Dongzao chromosome 7, ASM3175591v1.
attccCACTTCTTTTCCTTCCATCCAAACTAAAGTTTCTCGCTGCATATAAGGTCAAAAATTTTTGAATTGCTAATGCATAATGTATAATATCTAGAAAATTTAATGCATATATTGCAGAATATACTTGGCATATACATCAGCCTGATACAACCAACTTCCCTACTATCAATTTGGTTAGGAAATCTGAATATaacatgaatttatttatttaaacttcAGAATTTGCAACTGAGTCTGTAATTGCAATCCATCATTTCATTAGCTGAGAAACATATTCTTCACAAGCATTTCACTCCATGAGGTCATAACTAAAACACAACATGCATGTACAAGTTCTGAACAAATGTACACATATAGGGAACACTGAGTACCTAAGGCATCGTTTTCACTCTGTGCATTTTCACTGTGTGCATTACAATATTACGGTCCGTAGTGATGGAGAACACCAAAGAATGCTTACGAACAACAAGATGCACTTGCAGCCCTTTCAGCAGGTCTATCTGCAAGAACCATCCCTGATGGATTTGGCAAAGGTTGTACACGAGGTAATCTCTTTGCTGTGAGCAAATATACATGACAAAAACCACAAGATGGTGATTATGTTAAAACTCCGAACATggctttcataaaaatattttgaagatAAAAGTTGAATTCAAAGAACGTCTAAACTATGTATTCAGGTAGTGTTGCTGTTTACCAGCTCAAGAAAAGGAGACCAAAAAaacgaaccaaaaaaaaaaaaaggaatagtgTATTTGATGAAAACAatgtaaatcaaataaatagttCTAGTACAAATGGGCATTTTCTACTCATATGGAAGTTGTTACTTGGCTTCAAGAAATGTCCCAGAGAGCAACAGATGTACAATGaaagtaaaatattttccatGCCTTAACAAATATCCATAAAACCAGCAGATGCAAAACAGATTAACACAAACAAAACATATTTAGGTTATAAAATGTCTGATGTGTAGATCCCACGAAAATGACTAATTTTTCACTTTGGATTTGGACTTTAGAACAAATATTTGATTTCATACTAATTTTCATTTCTAAGTTTTCTATTGTGGCCCACTTTAGTAATAGGGAGGTCTTGAATTTGACCCACACGAAAAATTGGGTTAGGAAGGGACAGGGGGCTAACGTCCCAACTAGGAATTATGCCAACTTTGATTTTTCATGACAAGAAAATTACCTATCTCATAGAAAATGTCGTTGACATTGGATGCAGTTTTTGCTGAGGTTTCCATGAAGAAAAGGCCATTTTCCTGAGCATATGCTTGAGCCTCCTGTACAACAGGCATAATGAATGAGCAAACCACAAATGGATATAAACGACAGAGCAGATTGTAATGAGTTGATTTTACAACTGAAAACATTGTCCACATAATGTTTATCCAATTTTCAAGAGATCTTTAATGGTTTGGAAACACATCTTTTCTGGAAACAGAAGCGCATATGACAAATGAAAGTTTTAATACATAGCCGCAATCTTACTATAGGAACAATGCACATCCAAAATTTTGTTGCAGTCtttgaaagaggaagaagaaagtaatatgataaaaaaaaggtCATTCCAGCTCAAACTAGACAGAAATGAATCAGTCCGATTCTCAACAAAAGAGAATTGATCTAAGAAATGGTAAGCTAATGCTTTAAACAAACAAactccaaaaataaagaatgaaatCGCATATCCAACATAAGTTACTTGTAGTCAAGATGAAACTCTGCTTTTGcttcttataaaataaaaaataaaataaaaattaattagtagtaATAGTGATAAATTTATATGCAAGATTGTACAGGGCACTGCTCTTAAGTCACCTTGCAGTACTAATTTTGAACACCAAACCAAAAATGGTTCACAAGTCATAACGCTCTATAGAATCAGGGAAATGTTGGACTAGCATGCTAAAATAGGGTGTGCTTGCTTTCTAGGTCCCTAATTTTACCTGCTTTCCCATGATTAATAAAATCAACCATCAGTCACCAGATTTATCTTCTATTCTATAGAATCAGGGATATGTTGGACTAGCACACTAAAATAGGGTGTGTTTGCTTTCTAGGTCCCTAATTTTACTTACTTTCCTATGATTAATAAAATCAACCATCAGTCCACCAGATTTATCTTCTACTCTATATTCTGATTATTCATTAATCATTAGTATCCTACCTTGCTAAATTGTTGTGCTTTCTTTATATAAGGTGATCCTTAACTTATACCAGCAGTCATTTAGCTTATTAACAATCCACACAAAGGACAGTTAGCAGTGCAAGGTCTGAACATCTAGTAGAATACAATAGGAATGTaaattgcattttaaaaatatcttggTTATCAGtatataatgattttaaaattatttctcatCTGACAATTATTTTCAAGTTTCATCTAAAATTGACATTTCTTAATGTAACCTTAGTCAATCTTTCTTAATTGCTAGTTGCTACCACTCACGGGGAAAGCAATGTCTCTGTTCTGAGTAGTATGCAGCTTACAAGTCATTTAAGGATTCTCTCGTTAGAAATTCCATATTACATTGTAAAAAGAAATCTCATTTGTCCTATATCCCTTTCATTATTGTCTTTGTCATTCTTCTGAACAAGGATGCAACAGGAGAAAGTTAGAATCACACTAATACACACATCTAACtagaatacaaaattttattgaaCATTATGACAAGCATGTCATGTACCAAAGCTACTCCCACTTGTTACCAATTTCATATCTGTCACCAAGCATTTTCATGAACTAGAACTACATTCAATTGTTTTATTGCCATTTTCCTGAAATCCAAAGATCTGGAAAAGCTACCATGTTACACATAGCTCAAAGGATCTATACAGCACAATCaagacaaattaaaataattttagggTGAAGCATCATTAAGTAGAACTTTATAAACTTGCCTCTGCTGCCACCTTCCTAGCCTCTAGCAAATCTGCTTTATTCCCAGCCAGTGCCATAACCATATTTGGATTGCCTTATGCACAAAGAAGAAATAGCACAAAATTAATAAGACTTCAATAGCAACTGATCCCAGAAAGTATAATgtcataataaaagaaaattatcatCCCTCAAATGAAAAACATCAACCTCAGCACCGGTAAAAATGACCCAAATAACAGCATCCAAAACCAGTGATATAACGAATAAATAAGTTAAGTCAAAATGTGCCAACCGACAATTAAGGAAAGCAAAAATACCTTGTGACTGAAGTTCTTGAACCCATTTTTTTGCCCGCTCAAATGAAGTCTATAAAAGTAGCCAATAAATTAGAACATAGGCAGTGAACAAATATCCCAACCAGCATAAGCACAGCCTAGGTAAATAATTTATTCCTGTTGTATATCCATAGAACCTGATAAAGAAACTccataaaacaaaattcaaaagcaCATGCACACTCACGATAACACAAAAAACATATACATCCTAAAATGATTGTGGACATAAAAATAGGAAAGACCAAACCAATATAGccaaacacaattaataaaTCTATCAACAAAAACTCATCTAAAGTTAtctatcaaaattccaaattccTTTTATCTAGCTGCGTATCCTTACAAAACTAATAATGaagataaaaatacataaaattttctttctctcattttcaattaatatttaattgtaaataatCATTAGGGGAGGCCAAAAGCTATAAACTAAATCAAAGCTTACACGATTTTCTTCTGAAGACTAATATCTCAAGGTTCTCAACTTACAGCTTCATTCTCATCAAGGACACAGCAGCAATAACAACATTGACATGTTTTAGGATGTTTAGAATTTCAAAATCTAAAGACAAAACAAGCAATCGGGTTGTCAGAATCTACTCACTTGATTTGTAATATCATACACAATTATTGCAGCAGCAGCTCCTCTATAGTACATAGGAGCCAAACTATGGTATCTCTCTTGACCTGCTGTATCCCAAATCTCAAATTTTACAGTAGCATCATTTACAGCCAATGTTTGTGAGAAAAAGGCAGCCCCTATTGTTGATTCCTGCAATGTTAGAAAGAAAATCAAGCTCTAGGATTCAAACAAAATgccattcaaaatttaaaatcctGAATACAAGGAGCATTACCAACCTGAAATTCAATAAACTGTCCTTTTACAAAGCGCAACACAAGACTAGATTTACCAGCTCCAACATCCCCTAGAAGAACCTAATGgacaataaatataattttgattatcaTCAAGAAGAAATTTCAGAAAGAAATAAGAAACAATTAAAGGATATCTGATGATGTAAATCCACATTACAGATTACATTTGCCTAAAcagaaaataagaaattagtAAACTAAGTAAACTACCTTCGAGAACAGTAAAGgcatttaaataaattagttgATGATACTTGCCCTAATTATAACAGTTTTATTGCTCTCAATCCTCTTAGATCTTGATAATATATGACGTTAAGACTAATTGTTTGGAGTTGATGCTTGAAAAACGAAAATGAAACAAGTTAGTGAGTTTTTCTTGACACAAAAGAAACACGTTAGATCCATTACCACAAATAATCGAAACAAGAACGGCCACCTACAGATTTTCCCTTCTAAAGCACTAAGAGATATGGGGAAATTATGCCTCAAACTATTACTCATTTTGCACCTTATACCCATCTCATTGCCTttgattgataattttcttgtcaaatcaaaataatttggCCATAATCTCATGCTGCTGGTAGGCTGTATGCTCACTTCTCCTATGATCTCTAGCATTTAAGAAATTCAAGAACAACAGGGCTGAGAAATGAATCACTGGAAGGAAACTTGAAGTTGATTTTGAATACATAGATCATTGACCATAAATGAACCAATCTCTaggaaattaataaatcatGGGAGACagataatttttgtttattgagGTGAAGTATGAGCATAAAATGTGATAGACCTCTTACAAGATATAAAAGATAAAGAACGGATCTGTTAACAGCTcataaaaataatgtaattcAACTATTAAAGTACATTGGTAGCGTATTTAGAGATTTAGAACAAGAAACTAACTGCAAAAGATCTATATCAAATCCAAACCAAAAAGGGTGAGATCATCATTTCAATCAATTGCAGAGTACAAGCACCTTGTGTAAATAAAAAGACTAAAACCAGACTGTATCTTCATTATTTTAACACACCTTggatatgtaatatataatccCAAAACAtgggaaaattttggaaagttACAATCTTGAaagtaaccaaaaaaagaaaaatggtagaAGAGCTTTAGTTCAAGCTTAGATCCCAAACACGGGAATATATGAACacaaaattagaaagaaaaaggttATCTCAGTTTCCACCGGCCAAGGTTAAAATGAAGATACACGATGttttatatgtgtgtatatatatataattaacccACATACCAGCTGTATGCTAatcaaagagaagaaaagcaTGAATGAACAAAGAAATCCAACATCTAATTTGGCATAGGAATATACAAGCATCACCAGGTAATGCTAAATATACAAACCCTCGCTCGAGTTTTACTTGCacaaatcaaacaaatttttttcccGATAGGAGTCCACACAAAATTGAGAAAACAAaggtaaaaaaacaataatagccATGTGGATTAAAGCAAATGAACAAAGGGGTATgcccaaaatgaaaaaaaaaaaaaaaaaaaaattcccaacccTAGAGTTCTAAGCAAAATGCTTGAGAAGGAAACATAATCTACATTTAGATTTCAAATCTCAAATACATACtatgatcaaaaggctagcaatTAAGcgaaaaactaatataaaataataataataatatgcgaTAAATTAACTAGAATCAAGACAGATCCATATCAGAATTTGCAGACAACAATACAAAGAACCGTTAAAAGTACCAATTTTTTCAAAGTTAAACGATTATCCTCACCAATTTGGCATTGATGTTCTTGTTTCCACTGGTGGCCATAAAGGAATACAGAAAAAAAGATCAGAAATTTCtgaaaagtaaataaagaaagaaaaaatcagACAAAAAAGACGAAACATGGAATTCAATCGAAATTAGAAAGGTCAACCAATCATATTTacaaatcaaaccaaatcaacCGGAGGCATTAAGCGAAAGCAAAAACAGAGGAAAACTCACCAGTACGAATGCCCAGAAACTACCAAGAGGTGGGTCCAATTTGGGGATGCCCAGCAGGCAGCGAAGGTCTGATGTCGTTGCAGTTGGGCTGTTGGAGGTGCAAACGGAGCTGCGACGGCTAAAGAAgccgaagagagagagagggagagagcgGCGGAGAGAGGAAGGGAAATATAGAGAGCGAAGAGAGAAGAAAAGGGAAGATAAGCGAAGCTGTTGGTCAGTCTGAAGAGAAAACAACGAAAGAGAAACGTAAAAGACAGCTAGATATACCTTTCACAGAAGACGAAGACGGTCGTATACTGGTATTACAGTGTAATTTTGTGGCTAAATTATGGGCATATGtgtaaattaaaaaccaatttttCCACGCAAACGTAATGTGTTCCACGCGGCGTTCAATTTCACCCAACCCTCTGTTTTTTTActtattgaaaaatagcaaaaaaaaaatattttattttattttatttatttatttatttattaatttagtcaaCTATGAATAAAAATACCCTTAGCTATGGCTTTTCTCTtgtgcttttctttttcctcttttcttaaACAACCCGTAACATATTCTCGCATCTGTTTGCCCTCGTtctctttttcttatattttttcatttttaaagttaaagtcaagtaaattttttttttctaattagatAAAATATTGATACTAAATGATGTAAAATTGTCTAAGTATTCTTttattcttgtattttttaacttttgtattttttaaaattttttaatatagatatgtaataaattagtttatgagttgttatatttgattttaaagatactaatGTGACATATGAtgtgaaaatgggagaaaaattttgtaaaattgaaaaattataaaaatcaataaaaattgagaaaaattggcgaaaaagatgaatttccgccattTTCcaccagtttgtcagtttttgcTAGTTTTCCACTAATTTTCCGCTAGTAGGAAAATGTTATATTTagtagaaaaaaaaacagaaacgaATTTTTTTAggacaaataatatatttatttagtattattcatatttctattatttattaatttagtttaacgttattcatttaatttgtagtaaaatggaagatggtgATATTATAATTgtggttttatacaatggaataTTGGTACAAATGATACTGgtcattaaaaatatcaaaatggtaaaaatataatggtttctgtTGGtaaaagatgcacaaaatcagagttaaagaataagattttcaattttattgagataaatcgaaatgaatatttgctaaagctaaaatggatatatggacgatgtgtaGAAAAGTTAGATCCTACAAAAATACAcaatgatagggatgtgaaatgctttctttaaGAAGTGAGAAATGGAGGGATGATGATAATACGACCTCCATTATATGTTGAGataatttcaaaagttgaacatgtatctagaaatgttcatcaaatggCCTTTGCTTCAGAAGTGGGAGTAATCATCATTCTTTTGCTTGTCCTTCAATTGGTGTTCATCTACCATAAGTTCTCGATTCTGAAGCTATTGAGGCTATATTTCATGACATTATAGTTCATTGAagtcagtttagagatcaagttgatgttcgtgaaTCCTAAACATAATTTAAAGTCTATGAAGgtgttgatgttggaggtgattGTGTTGAATGCTTTCCTAACGAAGAGGAGTATGAGTAGTTGCATAATACTGATCattatgagaattacaatgcagtaggggatgatgttgatcataatggtGTAGATTTTGAATATGAGTTGTccgacaataataatgatatgcttcctgaaatgaacaatgaacaatgaaggagttaataatgttagggttcatcatgCTACAAGTGTTCActtatcatcgagcaacagaagtggttctatggctatattttcatcaaagttcACTGGTTGTGCGAGCATTGTAGTTGGATAgatatttcgcaacaaacgtgacttacagaataaactgaatATTCATTACATGAGTGAAAATAAAGGGTTTAAGGTGACATGGTCAACTATACAAAGGTATGAGATTATGTATTTGGAAAAGATTTGTAAATGATGACTGCGTGCGACCAAATTAAACAATAGGGAAATATttattgtgagaatttttgataatgtacacagttgcttgTTAGATATCATGCATTGAGAACATAGGCAGGTGAGTAGCCGGGTTATCAgacaatgtatcaaatctaaatatgaagggattgcacgtgtttacaaatcCAAAGAAATTCAAGATGACTTTCTGCAAAAATATGGgctgaatataagctacaacaaagcatggagaggtaaagaatatgcacttaacagtgctAGGGGATCTCGAGAGGAGAATTTTACTATGTTGCCTGTCTattgttatgagttagtgtcaaAGAACCATAGGACTCTTACACTTATCAAAACagacaataataacaattttatatatttcattatggTGATTGGAGCATGCATTGGggatcccacataagacccgttgatgcgaatccatccgtgcccgcacaaccgataacccgctgggttgctgacccaatacggatgaaaaccgggccaatcactagggatcaagctaaaaggtttagggacaactttgctacctttatccaggggctaattcattctcaagagcacttgtccatacccgaagatccaagacctattttgggcatacaagtggtggaagccgatacggaccggggtagctgttttggtgcatttttggagttcgggcagcaagaaatggttccaactctttatggattcaataaatattactaggaggtcatggaaacaagtcaagacagaagtaaaaccaacttgtatggacttgtacggacagcttcaaaatttggccgaaaattgctgtattacttgctgactttactgtattttgctgagttggctttttctctttcctccaagcaagggaaatgtgtgggactccataataatcctatttggcatcctaaaaagcatatagaagctgatttggagctcaaattggtcaaaaattgatcaaagtcaacttagtcaaaaagctagtattttaatttcttaatttgatttctactttttgttttaggaaattacctttacttttggtttttatttatttatttactagacaactaagtttaggaaagttattattttattattttcattgtaaattaattaattcctaattcaaaaaaagggaattaattaattcaaattagattaggaaatggtgtgaaattaggcaatttcctaattggattctatgttggctgaaatttcctaatccttttagggttttattttgttcattcaaagcctatttaaaggcttattttcaatgaaaaatcaagcttgaattttatacagaaatgtatttgtgagattgaattctctttgttcttttgaacacctaaaacaccattagtgaataagtgttttagtttaatttatcaataggcattccatcacctattgtggcatcttcattaaataccaatgtttctaatcataggttggttaggggtcaaggtgaccattagaacttgaacataattagatccaggctaatataatacgggtttaagagcaggtcatcctaggttaaCATCATCCGTGTTGGCTATTGATGCGGCTACtttgaaaggaaaatacaaAGGATGCATGTATATTGCAGCAGGCATgaatggcaataagcaaatatatcattTGGCTTTCGGTATTGGAGATGAAGAGAACGAGCAAGcttatacatggtttttccaaaacctcaaggatgccattggAGATTTTTCAGATTTGGTGTTTATGAGTGATAGACACCTAGCTATTGAAAAGGCAATATGCAAAGTTTTTTCCAATGTATACCACGGGCTGTGCACGTACtacataagcagaaatattaaggtAAATCTACATGCGAAAGATgatgaaacaataatataatgttTTATGCTCGCAACTAATGCATATTTAGTTGAAGATTttgttttatatggggcaaattgaggcaaaagacAGTAGGGCTGCCAGTACATaagatcatgtgaccctacaaggtgggcataTTCTCTTTcaccatgtagaaggtacaatCTCATGACCACCAacattgcagaaagcttgaatggtattttgctagatgctagagagatgccaatggTAGCATTGATTGAGCACATATGAGATTTGTTGCAAAGGTGATTTTATGAATGATGTACTGCAGGTGCGAAATTGACGAAGCCTATGattgaccatatggaagagcaacttaAACTTTGCAATTTGGAGTCTATCGGGCTACGTGTGAAGACTGTTAATATGTATGAGTTTTTTGTGAAAGGTGAGAGTTTGAAGGgcacagttaatctccaataaaaaacatgctcatgtaAAATCTTCCATAttgatcaatatccttatgattattatatttttgcttgTAGAGAACATAAAATTACTCCTTATGatatgtgttctcattactacactgggatgcatatcgtgcagcttatgctaagtccatttaccctgtgttagatgaaaaacagtagCATGCTCTGGATAATGTGTCAAGTTGTATTGTTTTTCCATAGAAATGGACGCATAGATGAGCCAGTAGGTCGaagatgcaacgcataccatctcaaagtgaaaatgttattagatgtagatgtagccgatgcggtggtgttggacattataggcagagatatACGAATcta
It encodes:
- the LOC107435451 gene encoding ras-related protein RABF2a; amino-acid sequence: MATSGNKNINAKLVLLGDVGAGKSSLVLRFVKGQFIEFQESTIGAAFFSQTLAVNDATVKFEIWDTAGQERYHSLAPMYYRGAAAAIIVYDITNQTSFERAKKWVQELQSQGNPNMVMALAGNKADLLEARKVAAEEAQAYAQENGLFFMETSAKTASNVNDIFYEIAKRLPRVQPLPNPSGMVLADRPAERAASASCCS